The following are encoded together in the Syngnathus typhle isolate RoL2023-S1 ecotype Sweden linkage group LG5, RoL_Styp_1.0, whole genome shotgun sequence genome:
- the elmod3 gene encoding ELMO domain-containing protein 3 produces the protein MEEDTDVTFYREGQNGFSPECNSSEETTNGHSNEKPVMNGLIISHSVRAHTNDCAPLTSLPISALKQNGLLQTLAAGGDQTKPAEGDEELEKARQEWEALENIQPALTDDSNPTPLISFNEALQYFQTTDLGDLLKNIQPTIRRTGLAAITHFLFGPPRLNRELTEERDLVFAIAQCHVDNSQIVHMRVLQTIYKRLIGCRLDCPRYGTHWENIGFQGMDPATDLRGTGFLGLMHTLYFVMDPETLPLARDIYKLSQHPTQNFPFSVMSINMTRIALQVLREEALSKECNRRQQVVGVLNEFYVATYLHLYQLWKTQQKTIADSGFVIKEVELFAKKNPKQMLRRLEVFLKERRAGGVPRGTSPEPPAQQPSPNVEERAARVTSGQGSKAKEMHFTGVCELPSDMEGDARLI, from the exons ATGGAAGAAGACACTGATGTCACTTTCTACCGTGAG GGACAAAATGGTTTCTCTCCTGAATGTAACTCATCAGAAGAGACCACCAATGGACACTCGAACGAAAAGCCT GTTATGAATGGACTAATTATCAGTCACAGTGTCAGAGCTCACACCAATGACTGTGCACCCCTCACATCCCTGCCG ATTTCAGCACTGAAGCAGAATGGTCTCCTGCAGACTCTTGCAGCAGGAGGGGACCAGACTAAACCTGCAG AAGGAGATGAGGAGTTGGAAAAGGCCAGACAGGAGTGGGAGGCTCTAGAAAATATCCAACCAG CTCTCACTGATGACTCAAACCCTACACCGCTCATCTCTTTCAATGAAGCTCTTCAGTACTTCCAGACTACAGATCTCGGGGACTTGCTT AAGAACATCCAGCCAACTATTCGCAGGACAGGTCTCGCTGCCATCACACACTTCCTTTTTGGGCCCCCTCGACTGAACAGGGAACTCACAGAAGAGCGGGATCTTGTCTTTGCCATCGCGCAAT GCCATGTGGACAACAGCCAGATAGTCCACATGCGCGTTCTCCAGACCATTTATAAAAGGCTCATTGGCTGCAGACTGGACTGTCCTCGTTATGGGACACACTGGGAAAACATTGGCTTTCAGG GTATGGACCCAGCTACAGACCTGCGTGGTACTGGTTTCCTGGGACTCATGCACACATTGTATTTTGTGATGGACCCAGAAACTCTGCCCTTGGCTCGAGACATCTACAAGTTGTCCCAACACCCTACACAG AACTTTCCATTCAGTGTGATGTCAATCAACATGACGCGCATCGCTCTGCAGGTGCTCAGAGAAGAGGCCTTGTCAAA GGAGTGCAATCGTCGACAGCAAGTTGTTGGTGTGCTGAATGAATTTTACGTGGCCACGTACCTGCACCTGTACCAACTGTGGAAGACGCAACAGAAAACCATTGCTGACTCTGGCTTTGTGATAAAAG AAGTGGAGCTGTTCGCCAAAAAGAACCCAAAGCAGATGCTTCGCCGACTAGAGGTCTTCCTGAAAGAGAGACGGGCAGGTGGAGTCCCCCGTGGGACGTCGCCAGAGCCACCGGCTCAGCAACCTTCTCCCAACGTGGAGGAACGAGCAGCCAGAGTGACGAGTGGGCAGGGAAGCAAAGCAAAAGAGATGCACTTCACAGGGGTGTGTGAGCTACCATCTGACATGGAGGGTGATGCCAGACTCATTTAA
- the star gene encoding steroidogenic acute regulatory protein, mitochondrial: protein MLPATFKLCAGISYRHMRNMRGLRKNAIVAIHHELDRLAGPGPSNWISQVRRRSSFLSSPIKEENGYSEEEMSYVKQGEDALQKAIGILSEQEGWIVETVAANGDKVLSKVLPGIGKVFRLEVLLDQHPDSLYGELVGNMEQMAEWNPNVKQVKILQKIGKDTLVTHEVSGDTPGNVVGPRDFVSVRCAKRRGSTCFLAGTSTQHPKMPEQRGVVRAENGPTCIVMKPSSEDPNKTKFTWLLNIDLKGWIPKTIINKVLSQTQVDFANHLRQRMANQVSVEMAHTC from the exons ATGCTTCCTGCAACTTTCAAACTGTGCGCTGGCATCTCCTACCGCCATATGAGGAACATGAGAG GTTTAAGAAAGAATGCAATTGTGGCTATACACCATGAGCTGGACCGACTTGCCGGTCCAGGCCCCAGTAACTGGATCAGCCAAGTCCGGAGAAGAAGTTCCTTCCTCA GTTCTCCCATTAAGGAGGAGAATGGATATAGTGAGGAAGAAATGTCCTATGTGAAACAAGGTGAAGATGCGCTGCAGAAAGCTATTGGCATCCTCAGTGAGCAGGAGGGCTGGATTGTTGAGACTGTCGCT GCAAACGGAGACAAAGTCTTGAGTAAGGTGTTGCCTGGCATCGGAAAGGTGTTCAGGTTAGAGGTTCTGTTAGACCAACATCCTGATAGCCTTTATGGAGAGCTGGTGGGAAACATGGAGCAGATGGCTGAGTGGAACCCAAACGTGAAGCAGGTCAAG ATTCTTCAAAAGATCGGCAAGGACACATTGGTGACCCATGAGGTATCAGGAGACACACCGGGCAATGTAGTGGGGCCTCGGGATTTTGTCAGTGTTCGCTGTGCAAAGCGCCGCGGCTCCACCTGCTTCCTGGCTGGAACGTCCACTCAACACCCAAAGATgcctgagcagaggggtgtggtTAG GGCAGAGAATGGACCCACTTGTATAGTTATGAAGCCCAGCAGTGAAGACCCCAATAAGACCAAGTTCACTTGGTTACTAAATATAGATTTAAAG GGTTGGATCCCAAAGACAATCATCAACAAAGTGCTCTCCCAGACACAGGTGGACTTTGCCAACCACCTCAGGCAAAGGATGGCCAATCAGGTTTCCGTGGAGATGGCTCACACTTGCTGA